The window CGGTCACTCTCATTGTAATCAATACCCTTGTTTTTATCCTCTCATGGCTTACAGGCCAGGCGAACTTTGAAGGCATTACCATGACCTATGGCTTCACTCCCGATTTTGTTTTAGACCTCCACGACAGATATACCACGCCGTCATGGATTTATTTAACGCCATTTACATCAATGTTCATGCACGGCGGCTGGATGCACCTGATAGGCAATATGCTTTTTCTCTGGATTTATGGAAATAATATTGAAGACTTTTTTGGCTCTGTTCGATTTCTTCTTTTCTATCTCCTGTCTGGAATTGCGGCAATTGCTCTTTACTCGGCGCTCAATTTGGACTCCCAGGTCCCGCTTGTTGGTGCGTCTGGAGCAATAGCGGGAGTCATGGGCGCGTATATGCTGTTACATCCGAAGGCCGAGATAACTGTTCTCATGTTTTTCTTCTTCATCCAGTTCATCACTATCCCGGCGCGGGTCCTTCTCGGTTTCTGGATAGGATACCAGCTCCTCATGTCGGCTTTGGGCGCTGCCGGCGGCGGAGGAATCGCATGGCTTGCCCATGTCGGCGGATTTGTATTCGGCTATCTCGTACTGCTCCTATACCGAAAAGCTCGGGGTGCAGGCTCTACTCCAACGAGTGGCCCGCGAGTTTATCGCATGCAGTGGTAGAATCAATGTAACTGTTGGACGGGTTGGGACCTCAATCCCACAGCCTTGAGGTTGGCACTCATTCTCTTCCTAATAGGTGATAAAAAAAGGGTAAGAAAAGACGTCTCTTTTCCGTGCAGTCGGGTGCCCTCGCCTGACTGTCTTTGGACATATTGGTCAGGGATAGCATTCCGCGCTGGGAGCGTCCGTCACCATTTTTTGTATTCTTCGTGAAGGCCGTCCCTGGCCTGTACGAAGGCGAAAATGGATTTTCCCCGTTTCCCTTAAGCCGAAAAGACAAAAAATCCCGCTAAAGTAATCCAGCCGCTTTTCCGATAATTCCGAAAACAGATATGTTATCGAACCCTACCGCAAGGAGGCCCAAAATGGCTGGTAAAGGAAATTATCGATTCCCCGCTTTTGAAGACTTTGCCCAAGCGTGGTATCAGGGAGACTTTGACTGCGACTCAATAGCCGATTTTAATGATCCGCTCGTTCTCGACTGGTGCTCGCGTCTTGAAGACTGGGCTCCCAAAGTTGCACTCTGCTTTAACCGGTTCACTGGCGCAGTGACTTTGGACAGAATTTCCCAACATGAAATGCCCGAGCTTCGCCGTTTGACCTGTTTTCACCGCAATGTCAGCGTGGAGACTCTTCAGCGCCTGCTTGGCGATAGCGACCAGATTTGCCGCGAAACAGCTCAGGAGTACCTTGAGAAGCGCTCAAGCTCACCTAAGATCTGGAAGAGCAACAAGAAGAGCCGCGTTCGCAACTAAACGATTGCTTCGTTGTAATTTCGTTACAATTGCCAATACAGACGGCAGCCGCATGGCTGCCGTTTTTTTTATGCAAAAGCTGTATGGCTAAACGATGTATTGATCCAAAGATTAGTCTCGGATGAGACGGAAAAGAGGGAAAGGTAATTTTTGTTGCGATTATTCCCTCATAGCCCTAAACTATCTCCGGCTTCGCTCGATATTGGTAGTATGATATCAGCCCCGCCAAAAAAACAGAGCCGCTCAGAAGGAAGTAATTTGGGTTTTTTCGATTCACTTTCGAATGATATCGGGATTGATCTTGGCACTGCCAACACTCTTGTCTATGTACGCAATCAGGGAATAGTTCTCAACGAGCCTTCTGTTGTTGCAATCGAAAAAAGCACTGGCAAAATCCTCGCAGTCGGTTCAGCCGCCAAAGAGATGACCGGTCGTACTCCGAGCGGCATCGAAGCTATTCGTCCACTCAAAGATGGCGTAATCGCTGATTTTGATATGTCCGAAAAACTCATCGCAAATTTTATTCGCCGGGTTGTAAAGCATAAATACCTAATGAAGCCCCGTGTGGTCATCTCTGTCCCTTCAGGCATTACCGAAGTCGAAAAGCGTGCGGTGCGTGATTCTGCCGAAGGCGCAGGCGCGCGCGAGGTTTATCTTATCCAGGAGCCGATGGCCGCCGCGATTGGTGTCGGACTCAATGTCGATCAGCCGACTGGCATCATGATTATCGATATCGGAGGCGGAACTTCGGAAATTGCTGTTATCGCTCTGAATGGAATCGTGAATGACACCTCAATCCGTGTCGCAGGGGATGAGTTTAATGATTCGATCATTAACTATCTCAAGAAAAACTATAACCTGCTTATAGGTGAATTGACAGCCGAAGATATAAAAATCAAAATAGGCTCGGCTTTCCCGCTTGAAAAAGAGCTGACGATGGAAGTCAAAGGACGCGACCTTGTGGCCGGTGTCCCGAAAAATCTCAAAGTCTCCTCGGTACAAATCCGTGAAGCCCTCTCAGAAACGCTTGATATCGTTGTGGAAGCAGTGCGTCAGGCACTCGAACAGACACCGCCGGAACTGGCTTCTGATATTCTCGAACGGGGTATTATCCTCACCGGAGGGGGCGCCCTTCTCAGAGGGTTGGACAAGCTGCTCCGTCAGGAAACAAATCTGCCTGTAAATGTCGCCGATGATCCGCTGACCTGCGTTGTGCGCGGTACCGGCAAAGTTCTTGAGAATTTCCAGAAATACACAAAAGTCCTTGAGCGCAGTCGCAAAGACTGATCTCAACTTCTGTCTTTATTCACATCATTCTCCCCTAAAGGCGTCCCTTCGAGTTCAAAAGGAGAGAAATGTACCCAGTGGTACTACTATTGTTCTGTTTCTCCCCCTTTCGTCTGGAGCATAAGTTCTTGCATTAGTTGAAGTTGTGCTATTGAATTTTACATGGCATATTTGATGCATGCTACACCTATCGTGACCGATGTCCATTAATAAAAGGGGATTTCAATGAGACGCATGTTTCCAATCATTTTGTTCGCAGTATTTTTGGTTCCGATAGCCGTCTGGGCTGGCCGATCCGATCATCGTCAAAGCCAAGCGGGAAGTGAGAGGACTGATCGAAGCGACCGTATGGAAGGTCGACGAAAAACCGAGATGAGGTACCGTGTTGGCGAAAAGATAAAGCTGACCGCGGAGCAGCGCGCGGAAATAGATAAGTTGAGGACGGAGTTTAGGCTCGAGCAGATCGACCGCACGGGCGAACTAAGAAAAGCGGAGATTCGATTTCGGGAGCTTCGCAGGAACGACCCGCCACAACGGGCAGGTGAAGCAAATCAACGAGATAAAGCCATGGGAGCTATAGATGAAATCGCTCGTCAAAAAGCAGAAATAGCCAAGATGCGGTATGATCATGAAGAGCGCGTCAGGCAGACATTTAGCGAAAAACAGCGTGCGCAGATACGCGAACTGCGAGCGAAAAGGGAAACGATAAGCCGTTTCAAAGCCAAACAAAGGACGGAGAGCCGTAGAGGACATAAAATTTAAGAACTAAGCAATGACCCTTCATATCGGGAAGCCAGCGGTCAAACACGAGGGGTTGCTCCTCGCAACGACTCATCTAATAATTTGCTTGTGCACGGGGGGACCCCACTCCCGACATTTGTCGAGACGGCGTGGCCTATGTGTGGTGTTAGGCGCCCCCGCCCGACACAATGTGTGTCATAAAGAAAATTAATGAACGAGCAATGATTGTCCGTTAGTGCGACTGAGCGAAATAGATAATAAGAATTGCAACAATTGCGAAAAGAGCGAAAATACTCATCAGCATCGCGCCTCCGCGCTTATGGCCGTCCACGTTTGCATTCGATGCCAGCTGTGTTTCGCTGTCATCCTTGATTCTTTTTAGCCATTCATCCTCAGCTTCCAACTGTTGCGCCTCTTCGGCACTGAGAGTGAAAAGATCAAGCGCCGGGAGCGGAGACTCGCGTACTTCAAGAATTTGAATTACGACAACTGAAACATTATCCGAACCGCCCCTGTCATTGGCCATTTGGACAAGGTTATTGGCGAGCCTCTCAAGCTCATTGGGGCTCTTTGAGGCTACCGCAAAGATTTCCTCGTCATCGGCAAACCCACACAGCCCATCTGTGCAGAGTATGAAAATATCACCGGACGTAATTTTAATCATACGATAATCGACTTCAACTCGTTCGCGAACACCAAGCGCCCGGGTGATTACGTTTTTTCCGACAATTGACGACGCTTCTTCTTTTGAAAGATTCTGCTGCGCCTGCATCTCGGCGACCCATGAATGGTCCCGTGTC is drawn from Candidatus Zixiibacteriota bacterium and contains these coding sequences:
- a CDS encoding rhomboid family intramembrane serine protease, which codes for MFIPIRDNLPTLRTPFVTVTLIVINTLVFILSWLTGQANFEGITMTYGFTPDFVLDLHDRYTTPSWIYLTPFTSMFMHGGWMHLIGNMLFLWIYGNNIEDFFGSVRFLLFYLLSGIAAIALYSALNLDSQVPLVGASGAIAGVMGAYMLLHPKAEITVLMFFFFIQFITIPARVLLGFWIGYQLLMSALGAAGGGGIAWLAHVGGFVFGYLVLLLYRKARGAGSTPTSGPRVYRMQW
- a CDS encoding rod shape-determining protein — translated: MISAPPKKQSRSEGSNLGFFDSLSNDIGIDLGTANTLVYVRNQGIVLNEPSVVAIEKSTGKILAVGSAAKEMTGRTPSGIEAIRPLKDGVIADFDMSEKLIANFIRRVVKHKYLMKPRVVISVPSGITEVEKRAVRDSAEGAGAREVYLIQEPMAAAIGVGLNVDQPTGIMIIDIGGGTSEIAVIALNGIVNDTSIRVAGDEFNDSIINYLKKNYNLLIGELTAEDIKIKIGSAFPLEKELTMEVKGRDLVAGVPKNLKVSSVQIREALSETLDIVVEAVRQALEQTPPELASDILERGIILTGGGALLRGLDKLLRQETNLPVNVADDPLTCVVRGTGKVLENFQKYTKVLERSRKD
- a CDS encoding Stp1/IreP family PP2C-type Ser/Thr phosphatase: MSLKVRVIDKSDKGLVRTGNEDFVHIDAENHVYAVCDGMGGHQAGEVASMTASETIFALFNHYNREILDDPNLDVKHSLPPSGELLLKSIRMANRAIHRKAQEDSGRAGMGTTIVAVALEADVMSIAHVGDSRAYKLRGDMLEPLTRDHSWVAEMQAQQNLSKEEASSIVGKNVITRALGVRERVEVDYRMIKITSGDIFILCTDGLCGFADDEEIFAVASKSPNELERLANNLVQMANDRGGSDNVSVVVIQILEVRESPLPALDLFTLSAEEAQQLEAEDEWLKRIKDDSETQLASNANVDGHKRGGAMLMSIFALFAIVAILIIYFAQSH